From the Alkaliphilus flagellatus genome, the window TAAACATAATATGTAGATAAGTTCAGAGTTTGAGCATAATTACTTAGTTACAATTTTTTGCCCTTTGGCAAAATAAATATATTAATATAAGGGGGAAAAACAATGAAAAAGAACAAAAAATTATTAATGCTGTTGAGCATGATTCTTGCATTTGCATTAATTGTTGTAGGATGTGGAAAAACTACTACAACTGACAATTCAGATCCAGACCAACCAAAGGATACTGGATCAGTAAAAGATACATTAGTAGTAGCTCAAGGTGCAGATGCTAAAACATTAGATCCACATGGTTCTAATGATAACACATCTTCAAGAGTTATTAAGCAAATTAACGACACATTAGTAGTACAAGATGAGAATATGGAGTTACAACCAGGTCTTGCAGAATCTTGGGAAAAGATTGATGATTTAACATTTGAATTTAAATTAAAGCAAGGTGTTAAATTCCATAATGGTGAAGAGTTCAAAGCAAGCGATGTTAAATTTACATTATTAAGAGCTTTAGAGTCCCCGCATGTTGGACATATTGTAGGAGCAATTAATAAAGATGGAATTGAAATAGTAGATGATTATACAATTAGAATTGCTACTACAGAACCATTTGCGCCACTACTTTCTCACTTAGCTCATACAGGTTCAAGTATTTTAAATGAAAAAGCTGTAACAGACGCTGGAGATGACTATGGTCAAAAACCAGTTGGAACAGGTCCATTTAAGTTTGAAAACTGGGTAAATGGTGATGAGATTAATCTAGTAAAATTTGAAGAATATCATGGCGAAAAAGCTAAGGTTGCAAAGGTTAAATTCAGAAACATATCAGAAGCAACAAACAGAACTATTAACCTTGAAACTGGTGAAGTTGATATTGTATATGATGTTTTACCAACGGATGTTAAAAGAGTAGAAGAAGATAAAAACTTAGTATTGATGAGACAAGAAAACTTATCAACAACATATATTGGGTTTAACGTTCAAAAGAAACCTTTTGATGATGTGAGAGTACGTCAAGCTATTAACCATGCTGTAGATGTTGATTCAATTATCGAAGCTGTAATGCAAGGTGTTGGAGAGCAAGCTAATGGACCATTAGGACCAAACGTTTGGGCTTCAAACCAAAAATTAGTGCCATATGAATACAATGTAGAAAAAGCTAAAGAGCTAATGAAAGAAGCTGGCCTTGAAAATGGATTTAAAACATCTATTTGGACAAACGACAACAAATCAAGAATGGATATAGCTGAAATTGTTCAAAACCAATTAAAAGCAATCAATATTGAAGCTGAAGTAAAAGTAGTTGAATGGGGTG encodes:
- a CDS encoding glutathione ABC transporter substrate-binding protein; the protein is MKKNKKLLMLLSMILAFALIVVGCGKTTTTDNSDPDQPKDTGSVKDTLVVAQGADAKTLDPHGSNDNTSSRVIKQINDTLVVQDENMELQPGLAESWEKIDDLTFEFKLKQGVKFHNGEEFKASDVKFTLLRALESPHVGHIVGAINKDGIEIVDDYTIRIATTEPFAPLLSHLAHTGSSILNEKAVTDAGDDYGQKPVGTGPFKFENWVNGDEINLVKFEEYHGEKAKVAKVKFRNISEATNRTINLETGEVDIVYDVLPTDVKRVEEDKNLVLMRQENLSTTYIGFNVQKKPFDDVRVRQAINHAVDVDSIIEAVMQGVGEQANGPLGPNVWASNQKLVPYEYNVEKAKELMKEAGLENGFKTSIWTNDNKSRMDIAEIVQNQLKAINIEAEVKVVEWGAYLDGTAKGEHDMFILGWVTVTGDPDYGLYPLFHSSQFGDAGNRTFYGNTKVDELLDKARKSADQAEREKAYLEVQEVVRDDAPWIFLNNGENVDGLRSNVKGFVQHPAGHHRLGSVYFE